A window of the Gossypium hirsutum isolate 1008001.06 chromosome A05, Gossypium_hirsutum_v2.1, whole genome shotgun sequence genome harbors these coding sequences:
- the LOC107959318 gene encoding protein FAR1-RELATED SEQUENCE 4 isoform X1, producing MDSSIGTSYIILASHRELEFESHEAAYSYYKDYAKSVGFGTAKLSSRRSRVSKEFIDAKFTCIRYGNKQQSDDAINPRPSPKIGCKASMHVKRRQDGKWYVYSFIKEHNHELLPAQAHFFRSHRNVDPLKTDVGRKRKNLASVSKLFSAYQNIDFLEGYMRNQHDKGRSLVLEEGDAQVLLELLMHMQEENPKFFYAVDLNEEHRLRNVFWVDAKGMEDFSNFGDVVSFDTTYFTNKYKIPLVLFIGVNHHIQPTLLGCALIADETVYTFLWLMQTWFIAMGERAPQVMLTDQNNAIKAAVATVFPTTRHCFCLWHVLEKLPRHLEYLSLWHDSLMLKLDKCIYRSWTEDQFEKRWWKMVDKFHLREMQWVLSLYEDRKRWVPVFMRDISFAGFSTALRSDSLSSSFDKYVHGETSLREFIEHYRVILEDRYEEEAKADFNAWHETPELKSPSPFEKQISLVYTHEVFKKFQVEVLGAAACHLKKENEDQVPATYSVKDFEDNQNYMVEWNEAKSDIYCSCRSFEYKGYLCRHAIVVLQMSGVFNIPSKYILQRWTNAALSRLPISQKLDEVQSKVRRYNDLCRRAIILSEEGSLSQESYNLALSAIKEALKQCASVNNSVENEYRPNTSIIRADSCVERVSQFVNTQEKAADPRMINTTKTCQSVETALERQINENNATRKGKQVSFAGAVNVGSQDGFHQMEMSDMRPTQLHNVMPPTQLHNMVPTMFTNVPSTHFQNVAATHLHDNRLHR from the exons ATGGATTCTAGCATTGGCACAAGTTATATAATTTTAGCATCACACCGAGAATTGGAATTTGAATCACATGAAGCTGCTTATTCATACTACAAAGATTACGCCAAGTCTGTGGGCTTTGGCACTGCTAAATTGAGCAGTCGACGGTCCAGGGTGTCCAAGGAATTTATAGATGCTAAATTTACATGCATAAGATATGGAAATAAGCAACAGTCTGATGATGCCATTAATCCTCGGCCTTCTCCAAAAATTGGTTGTAAAGCAAGCATGCATGTGAAGAGAAGGCAGGATGGAAAGTGGTATGTTTATAGTTTCATAAAGGAGCATAATCACGAACTTTTGCCTGCCCAAGCACATTTTTTCCGAAGCCACAGAAATGTTGATCCACTTAAGACTGATGTTGGAAGGAAGCGGAAGAATCTGGCTTCAGTTTCTAAACTATTTAGTGCGTATCAAAATATTGACTTTCTGGAAGGTTATATGAGAAACCAGCATGATAAAGGACGGAGTTTGGTTTTAGAAGAGGGAGATGCTCAAGTACTTCTTGAACTTTTAATGCATATGCAGGAAGAAAACCCAAAGTTTTTCTATGCAGTTGATTTGAATGAAGAGCATCGATTGAGAAATGTATTCTGGGTTGATGCCAAAGGCATGGAAGATTTCAGTAACTTTGGTGATGTTGTGTCTTTTGACACTACATATTTCACAAACAAGTATAAAATACCTTTGGTACTCTTTATTGGAGTCAACCATCATATTCAACCCACATTACTTGGTTGCGCTTTGATTGCAGATGAAACAGTTTATACTTTTCTTTGGCTGATGCAAACATGGTTTATAGCAATGGGGGAACGGGCTCCGCAAGTGATGCTCACTGATCAGAACAATGCCATAAAAGCAGCTGTGGCTACTGTGTTTCCTACTACACGCCATTGTTTCTGTTTATGGCATGTGTTGGAAAAACTACCCAGGCATCTTGAATATCTAAGCTTGTGGCATGATAGTTTAATGCTAAAACTTGATAAATGTATTTATCGGTCTTGGACTgaggatcaatttgaaaaaagGTGGTGGAAGATGGTTGACAAGTTTCATCTTAGAGAGATGCAGTGGGTTCTGTCTCTGTACGAAGATCGCAAACGGTGGGTTCCTGTCTTTATGAGGGATATATCTTTTGCTGGATTTTCTACCGCTTTACGCTCAGACAGTTTGAGTTCTTCATTTGACAAATATGTGCATGGAGAAACATCATTGAGGGAATTTATAGAGCATTATAGAGTAATCCTTGAGGACAGGTATGAAGAGGAAGCCAAAGCTGATTTTAATGCATGGCATGAAACTCCTGAGCTGAAGTCTCCATCACCTTTTGAAAAACAAATATCACTTGTATATACACATGAAGTTTTCAAGAAATTCCAAGTTGAAGTTTTGGGAGCTGCTGCTTGTCATCTTAAGAAGGAAAATGAAGACCAGGTGCCTGCAACATATAGTGTTAAGGACTTTGAAGATAATCAAAATTAtatggttgaatggaatgaagcTAAATCAGACATATATTGCTCATGCCGCTCTTTTGAATACAAGGGCTACCTTTGTAGACATGCTATTGTTGTGCTTCAAATGTCTGGTGTGTTCAACATCCCATCAAAATATATTTTGCAACGGTGGACTAACGCTGCCTTGAGTAGGCTGCCAATCAGTCAGAAATTGGACGAGGTCCAATCTAAGGTCCGTCGTTACAATGATTTGTGTAGACGTGCCATAATATTAAGCGAAGAAGGTTCACTTTCCCAAGAGAGCTATAATCTTGCTCTATCTGCCATAAAAGAAGCTCTGAAGCAGTGTGCAAGTGTCAATAATTCGGTTGAGAATGAGTACAGACCTAATACCTCAATAATTCGTGCTGATTCTTGTGTTGAAAGAGTCAGCCAATTTGTAAATACTCAAGAAAAAGCTGCAGACCCTAGAATGATAAATACGACCAAGACTTGTCAAAGTGTTGAGACTGCATTGGAGAGGCAAATTAATGAGAATAATGCAACTAGAAAAGGAAAG CAGGTATCTTTTGCGGGAGCTGTCAATGTTGGGTCACAAGATGGCTTTCACCAAATG GAGATGTCAGACATGAGGCCTACGCAGTTGCATAATGTGATGCCACCAACACAATTGCATAATATGGTGCCAACTATGTTTACAAATGTTCCATCAACACATTTTCAAAACGTGGCTGCTACACATTTGCACGACAACCGACTCCATCGGTAA
- the LOC107959316 gene encoding DNA damage-repair/toleration protein DRT100, which yields MKTVFTIFSVLVSTVISTVNGCPPSDRAALLAFKAALHEPYLGIFNSWTGTDCCHNWYGVSCDPQSHRVADINLRGESEDPIFERAHRTGFMTGFMSPEICKLTRLSSLTIADWKGITGEIPKCITSLPFLRILDLIGNKLSGEIPADIGRLKRLTVLNVADNQLSGRIPSSLTSLSNLMHLDLRNNKISGPVPSKAGNLSMLSRALLSGNMISGPIPVSICRIYRLADLDLSMNKMSGVIPPCLGKMAVLATLNLDCNMLMGTIPTTLLTSAIGNLNLSRNAMEGNIPDVFGLTSYFTVIDLSHNKLRGPIPRSLSAASYIGHLDLSYNHLCGRIPAGAPFDHLEASSFMYNDCLCGKPLRAC from the coding sequence ATGAAGACAGTCTTCACTATTTTCTCGGTACTTGTATCCACCGTAATCTCCACCGTCAACGGCTGCCCTCCGTCGGACCGCGCTGCGCTGCTAGCATTCAAAGCAGCTCTCCACGAGCCTTACTTGGGCATCTTCAACTCATGGACGGGCACCGACTGTTGCCACAACTGGTACGGCGTTAGCTGCGACCCACAGTCACATCGAGTCGCCGACATTAATCTCCGTGGTGAGTCCGAAGATCCCATCTTTGAGCGAGCTCACCGGACCGGTTTTATGACTGGTTTTATGTCTCCCGAAATATGCAAGCTAACTCGCCTCTCTAGTCTTACTATCGCTGATTGGAAAGGGATTACAGGCGAGATTCCTAAATGCATTACCAGTCTACCATTTCTTCGCATCCTTGATTTGATCGGTAACAAGCTTTCCGGAGAAATTCCTGCTGATATCGGCAGGTTGAAGCGTCTCACAGTTTTAAACGTTGCCGACAACCAATTATCGGGGAGAATCCCATCTTCATTGACCAGTTTATCAAACTTGATGCATTTAGATTTGAGGAACAATAAAATCTCGGGTCCAGTCCCCAGCAAAGCCGGGAATCTCAGTATGTTGAGCCGTGCTTTGTTGAGCGGCAATATGATTAGCGGACCGATCCCGGTGTCGATATGCCGAATTTATCGTCTCGCTGATTTGGACCTCTCGATGAACAAAATGTCGGGGGTGATTCCTCCTTGTCTTGGGAAAATGGCGGTCCTGGCGACATTGAATTTGGATTGCAACATGTTAATGGGTACGATACCGACAACCCTTTTAACTTCCGCCATCGGCAACCTCAACTTGAGCCGAAACGCTATGGAAGGTAACATTCCGGATGTTTTCGGGCTGACATCTTACTTCACGGTGATCGATTTGTCGCATAACAAGTTAAGGGGTCCGATCCCGAGAAGTTTGTCGGCGGCATCTTACATCGGGCACCTTGATTTGAGTTACAACCACCTATGCGGGCGGATTCCGGCGGGAGCACCGTTCGATCATCTGGAAGCATCCTCTTTCATGTACAACGATTGTCTTTGTGGTAAACCGCTTAGAGCTTGTTGA
- the LOC107959318 gene encoding protein FAR1-RELATED SEQUENCE 4 isoform X2, which produces MDSSIGTSYIILASHRELEFESHEAAYSYYKDYAKSVGFGTAKLSSRRSRVSKEFIDAKFTCIRYGNKQQSDDAINPRPSPKIGCKASMHVKRRQDGKWYVYSFIKEHNHELLPAQAHFFRSHRNVDPLKTDVGRKRKNLASVSKLFSAYQNIDFLEGYMRNQHDKGRSLVLEEGDAQVLLELLMHMQEENPKFFYAVDLNEEHRLRNVFWVDAKGMEDFSNFGDVVSFDTTYFTNKYKIPLVLFIGVNHHIQPTLLGCALIADETVYTFLWLMQTWFIAMGERAPQVMLTDQNNAIKAAVATVFPTTRHCFCLWHVLEKLPRHLEYLSLWHDSLMLKLDKCIYRSWTEDQFEKRWWKMVDKFHLREMQWVLSLYEDRKRWVPVFMRDISFAGFSTALRSDSLSSSFDKYVHGETSLREFIEHYRVILEDRYEEEAKADFNAWHETPELKSPSPFEKQISLVYTHEVFKKFQVEVLGAAACHLKKENEDQVPATYSVKDFEDNQNYMVEWNEAKSDIYCSCRSFEYKGYLCRHAIVVLQMSGVFNIPSKYILQRWTNAALSRLPISQKLDEVQSKVRRYNDLCRRAIILSEEGSLSQESYNLALSAIKEALKQCASVNNSVENEYRPNTSIIRADSCVERVSQFVNTQEKAADPRMINTTKTCQSVETALERQINENNATRKGKVSFAGAVNVGSQDGFHQMEMSDMRPTQLHNVMPPTQLHNMVPTMFTNVPSTHFQNVAATHLHDNRLHR; this is translated from the exons ATGGATTCTAGCATTGGCACAAGTTATATAATTTTAGCATCACACCGAGAATTGGAATTTGAATCACATGAAGCTGCTTATTCATACTACAAAGATTACGCCAAGTCTGTGGGCTTTGGCACTGCTAAATTGAGCAGTCGACGGTCCAGGGTGTCCAAGGAATTTATAGATGCTAAATTTACATGCATAAGATATGGAAATAAGCAACAGTCTGATGATGCCATTAATCCTCGGCCTTCTCCAAAAATTGGTTGTAAAGCAAGCATGCATGTGAAGAGAAGGCAGGATGGAAAGTGGTATGTTTATAGTTTCATAAAGGAGCATAATCACGAACTTTTGCCTGCCCAAGCACATTTTTTCCGAAGCCACAGAAATGTTGATCCACTTAAGACTGATGTTGGAAGGAAGCGGAAGAATCTGGCTTCAGTTTCTAAACTATTTAGTGCGTATCAAAATATTGACTTTCTGGAAGGTTATATGAGAAACCAGCATGATAAAGGACGGAGTTTGGTTTTAGAAGAGGGAGATGCTCAAGTACTTCTTGAACTTTTAATGCATATGCAGGAAGAAAACCCAAAGTTTTTCTATGCAGTTGATTTGAATGAAGAGCATCGATTGAGAAATGTATTCTGGGTTGATGCCAAAGGCATGGAAGATTTCAGTAACTTTGGTGATGTTGTGTCTTTTGACACTACATATTTCACAAACAAGTATAAAATACCTTTGGTACTCTTTATTGGAGTCAACCATCATATTCAACCCACATTACTTGGTTGCGCTTTGATTGCAGATGAAACAGTTTATACTTTTCTTTGGCTGATGCAAACATGGTTTATAGCAATGGGGGAACGGGCTCCGCAAGTGATGCTCACTGATCAGAACAATGCCATAAAAGCAGCTGTGGCTACTGTGTTTCCTACTACACGCCATTGTTTCTGTTTATGGCATGTGTTGGAAAAACTACCCAGGCATCTTGAATATCTAAGCTTGTGGCATGATAGTTTAATGCTAAAACTTGATAAATGTATTTATCGGTCTTGGACTgaggatcaatttgaaaaaagGTGGTGGAAGATGGTTGACAAGTTTCATCTTAGAGAGATGCAGTGGGTTCTGTCTCTGTACGAAGATCGCAAACGGTGGGTTCCTGTCTTTATGAGGGATATATCTTTTGCTGGATTTTCTACCGCTTTACGCTCAGACAGTTTGAGTTCTTCATTTGACAAATATGTGCATGGAGAAACATCATTGAGGGAATTTATAGAGCATTATAGAGTAATCCTTGAGGACAGGTATGAAGAGGAAGCCAAAGCTGATTTTAATGCATGGCATGAAACTCCTGAGCTGAAGTCTCCATCACCTTTTGAAAAACAAATATCACTTGTATATACACATGAAGTTTTCAAGAAATTCCAAGTTGAAGTTTTGGGAGCTGCTGCTTGTCATCTTAAGAAGGAAAATGAAGACCAGGTGCCTGCAACATATAGTGTTAAGGACTTTGAAGATAATCAAAATTAtatggttgaatggaatgaagcTAAATCAGACATATATTGCTCATGCCGCTCTTTTGAATACAAGGGCTACCTTTGTAGACATGCTATTGTTGTGCTTCAAATGTCTGGTGTGTTCAACATCCCATCAAAATATATTTTGCAACGGTGGACTAACGCTGCCTTGAGTAGGCTGCCAATCAGTCAGAAATTGGACGAGGTCCAATCTAAGGTCCGTCGTTACAATGATTTGTGTAGACGTGCCATAATATTAAGCGAAGAAGGTTCACTTTCCCAAGAGAGCTATAATCTTGCTCTATCTGCCATAAAAGAAGCTCTGAAGCAGTGTGCAAGTGTCAATAATTCGGTTGAGAATGAGTACAGACCTAATACCTCAATAATTCGTGCTGATTCTTGTGTTGAAAGAGTCAGCCAATTTGTAAATACTCAAGAAAAAGCTGCAGACCCTAGAATGATAAATACGACCAAGACTTGTCAAAGTGTTGAGACTGCATTGGAGAGGCAAATTAATGAGAATAATGCAACTAGAAAAGGAAAG GTATCTTTTGCGGGAGCTGTCAATGTTGGGTCACAAGATGGCTTTCACCAAATG GAGATGTCAGACATGAGGCCTACGCAGTTGCATAATGTGATGCCACCAACACAATTGCATAATATGGTGCCAACTATGTTTACAAATGTTCCATCAACACATTTTCAAAACGTGGCTGCTACACATTTGCACGACAACCGACTCCATCGGTAA